One genomic window of Candidatus Pseudobacter hemicellulosilyticus includes the following:
- a CDS encoding MBL fold metallo-hydrolase → MKIAFHGAARTVTGSKHLLTLKNGRQYLLDCGMYQGMGRDTDRLNRDWGFDPTKVDVLILSHAHIDHSGLIPKLVKDGFNGKIYCTPATKELAGILLEDSGGIQEDDVKFSNKRRAAEGLPYLQPLYTEEDAKASLAFFEPLEYGFWHSIDDQVELMYTDAGHIIGSAAVHLRIKENGKLTRLTFSGDVGRYRDVILRSPASFPQADYILLESTYGNSLHDVHMTTPDMLLEWIQKTCLQKKGKLIMPAFSVGRTQELLFALNQLENERRLPALDYFVDSPLSIEATELVKRYPQYFNRNIQKLLQTDNDPFAFNGLKYIKNVDQSKMLNFRNEPCVIISASGMAEAGRVKHHISNNIENSRNTILMTGYCEPRSLGGRLMAGDKEVTIFGVRHEVHAEIGAIRSMSAHGDYEDLSQFLSEQDPREVKKLFLVHGEYDVQVQFKMRLQKKGFVDVEIPDRHDEIGLG, encoded by the coding sequence ATGAAAATTGCCTTTCACGGCGCAGCCCGTACCGTTACCGGAAGTAAACACCTCCTCACCCTCAAAAATGGCCGGCAATACCTCCTGGACTGTGGTATGTACCAGGGCATGGGCCGGGATACTGACCGGCTTAACCGGGATTGGGGCTTTGATCCCACCAAAGTGGATGTGCTGATCCTTTCGCATGCGCATATAGATCACAGTGGCCTGATACCCAAACTGGTCAAGGATGGATTCAATGGCAAGATCTACTGCACGCCGGCCACCAAAGAACTGGCCGGCATCCTGCTGGAAGATTCCGGCGGTATCCAGGAAGATGATGTGAAGTTCTCTAATAAAAGAAGGGCTGCCGAAGGACTGCCCTACCTGCAGCCCCTGTATACAGAAGAAGACGCCAAAGCCTCCCTGGCTTTTTTTGAACCACTGGAATACGGGTTCTGGCATTCAATAGACGACCAGGTAGAGCTGATGTACACTGATGCCGGCCATATCATTGGCAGTGCCGCTGTACACCTGCGCATCAAGGAGAACGGTAAACTTACGCGCCTCACCTTCAGCGGGGATGTGGGCCGCTACCGCGATGTGATCCTGCGGTCCCCGGCGTCTTTCCCGCAGGCCGACTATATTCTCCTGGAGTCCACCTACGGCAACAGCCTGCACGATGTGCATATGACCACACCGGATATGCTGCTGGAATGGATCCAGAAGACCTGCCTCCAGAAAAAAGGCAAGCTCATTATGCCGGCATTTAGTGTAGGCAGGACACAGGAGTTGCTGTTTGCGCTTAACCAGCTGGAGAATGAACGGCGTTTACCGGCCCTGGATTATTTTGTGGACAGCCCCCTCAGCATAGAGGCCACTGAACTGGTGAAAAGGTATCCGCAATATTTCAACAGGAATATCCAGAAGCTGCTGCAAACGGACAATGACCCCTTTGCGTTCAACGGACTTAAATACATCAAGAACGTGGACCAGTCTAAGATGCTCAATTTCCGGAATGAACCCTGTGTCATTATCTCCGCCAGCGGCATGGCCGAGGCAGGCCGGGTAAAACACCATATCAGCAATAATATTGAGAACAGCCGGAATACCATCCTGATGACCGGTTATTGTGAGCCCCGCTCGCTGGGCGGCAGGCTGATGGCGGGAGATAAGGAGGTGACCATCTTCGGGGTGCGCCATGAAGTACATGCCGAGATCGGCGCTATCCGCAGTATGAGCGCCCATGGCGATTATGAGGACCTGAGCCAGTTCCTGTCGGAACAGGACCCGCGGGAAGTGAAGAAACTATTCCTGGTGCATGGGGAATATGATGTACAGGTCCAGTTCAAGATGCGGCTGCAGAAAAAAGGCTTTGTGGATGTGGAGATCCCGGACAGGCACGATGAAATAGGACTGGGATAA
- a CDS encoding DUF4442 domain-containing protein, whose translation MSATNFLQLMQHPVKARWFLFSRLPSAFFAGVRIRSVDPQRCVVTVPYRWFSRNPFRSTYFACLAMAGEMSTGALAMAHLFGRKPAVSMLVVKMEASYYKKATGLTSFTCTDGDGLKAAIEKAIASGEAQTFTASATGTNEAGEKVAECWLTWSFKARTAVPSAIPA comes from the coding sequence ATGTCCGCCACCAATTTCCTGCAACTGATGCAACATCCCGTAAAGGCCCGCTGGTTCCTGTTCAGCAGGCTGCCCAGCGCTTTTTTTGCCGGTGTACGCATCCGTTCTGTGGATCCGCAGCGCTGCGTGGTGACCGTACCCTATCGCTGGTTCTCCCGCAATCCTTTCCGGTCCACCTATTTTGCCTGCCTGGCTATGGCTGGCGAAATGAGTACCGGCGCACTGGCCATGGCCCACCTCTTTGGCCGAAAACCAGCGGTTTCCATGCTGGTGGTGAAAATGGAAGCCAGCTATTACAAGAAAGCTACCGGCCTGACCAGCTTTACCTGTACAGACGGGGATGGGCTGAAAGCCGCTATCGAAAAAGCCATTGCCAGCGGCGAGGCGCAGACCTTTACAGCCAGCGCCACCGGTACCAATGAAGCAGGGGAGAAAGTAGCGGAATGCTGGCTGACCTGGTCGTTCAAGGCCAGGACAGCTGTTCCATCAGCAATCCCGGCATAA
- a CDS encoding thioredoxin family protein, whose amino-acid sequence MKQFLFSILLAGCTLAASAQDMASFKLYNPTANAEVELEKAIKEAKAAKKHVFVQIGGNWCVWCARFNVFSTEDKQIDSLIKANYIVYHLNYSKENYNKDLLKRFDYPQRFGFPVFVVLDANGKRLHTQDSGLLEEGKGYDKRRVMTFFQNWAPAALDPEQYKKF is encoded by the coding sequence ATGAAGCAATTCCTTTTCAGCATCCTGCTGGCCGGCTGCACACTGGCGGCCTCCGCACAGGATATGGCCAGTTTTAAATTGTATAACCCCACCGCCAATGCGGAAGTGGAACTGGAAAAGGCCATCAAAGAAGCCAAGGCCGCCAAAAAACATGTGTTTGTACAGATAGGCGGCAACTGGTGCGTCTGGTGCGCCCGGTTCAATGTATTTTCTACAGAGGATAAGCAGATTGACAGCCTCATCAAGGCCAATTATATTGTTTACCACCTGAACTACAGCAAGGAGAATTATAACAAGGACCTGCTGAAACGGTTTGATTACCCGCAACGTTTCGGGTTCCCTGTTTTTGTAGTGCTGGATGCCAATGGCAAAAGACTGCATACCCAGGATTCCGGTCTGCTGGAAGAAGGCAAGGGCTATGATAAAAGAAGGGTCATGACCTTTTTTCAGAACTGGGCGCCCGCTGCGCTTGATCCCGAACAATATAAAAAATTCTGA
- a CDS encoding C1 family peptidase: MPIRMTDDPQDPQESNRGGGGRSNFPGGGGGGGLFNLLPLLFGLFRGKGILVLLVLAVAGYFFLGRGGCNISSLSQLSGLATGGFLDPRQFERASIYEPLADDDTKNPLPEAASLQRFAPIPGNQGEQGSCVAWSSAYAARSIVEAARTGNAGEQVKFSPAFLYNQIGLDGCQGSYIIRAMEYMTKQGAVPYDQFPYTDQDCARQPDQSLIREAQANRMRGFNRLSLGDRNDAIDLRAIRENLSQGAPVVIGMMVGQSFMQDMMGKDLWEPASGDDRMLQFGGHAMCVVGYNDKQYGGAFLIMNSWGPQWGNNGFAWVRYADFKYFVREAYGLEPMGSAPKPFAVELGLVQVQQEGNKMVPRGYIPLRGGNRNIFETSATVPAGTRFKMEVKNSTECYVYVFGKETDGTSYPLFPYPDASDPTRTKYSPFCGITGYRLFPKDKSMTPDSIGNRDVIGLVVSREPIDWYAVNKQISRNPQTDYASRLNAAFAGKLATNLQFRTTSKGTIEFTGGQNDQLAAAIVEISK; encoded by the coding sequence ATGCCAATCAGAATGACGGACGATCCACAGGATCCGCAGGAAAGCAACCGGGGTGGCGGTGGCCGCTCCAATTTCCCCGGCGGCGGGGGAGGCGGTGGTCTTTTCAACCTGCTGCCTTTGTTATTCGGACTCTTCAGGGGCAAGGGTATCCTGGTACTGCTGGTACTGGCGGTGGCAGGCTATTTTTTCCTGGGCCGGGGCGGCTGTAATATCAGCAGCCTCAGCCAGCTGTCGGGCCTGGCTACCGGTGGCTTCCTGGACCCCAGGCAATTTGAGCGGGCCAGTATCTATGAGCCCCTGGCTGATGACGATACTAAAAATCCCCTGCCTGAAGCGGCCAGCCTGCAACGCTTTGCGCCCATCCCCGGCAACCAGGGTGAACAGGGTAGTTGCGTGGCCTGGAGCAGCGCCTATGCGGCACGCAGTATTGTGGAAGCTGCCCGTACCGGCAATGCCGGTGAGCAGGTCAAATTCAGTCCCGCCTTTCTCTATAACCAGATCGGCCTGGATGGCTGCCAGGGTTCCTATATCATCCGTGCCATGGAGTATATGACCAAACAGGGTGCGGTACCTTATGATCAGTTCCCCTACACCGACCAGGACTGCGCCCGACAGCCGGACCAGTCCCTGATCCGTGAAGCCCAGGCCAACCGGATGCGGGGCTTCAACCGGCTCTCCCTGGGCGACCGCAACGATGCCATTGACCTGCGCGCTATCAGAGAGAACCTTTCCCAGGGCGCTCCCGTAGTGATCGGTATGATGGTAGGACAAAGCTTTATGCAGGATATGATGGGGAAAGACCTCTGGGAACCCGCTTCCGGGGACGACCGCATGCTCCAGTTCGGCGGCCATGCCATGTGCGTGGTAGGCTATAACGATAAACAATATGGCGGCGCCTTCCTGATCATGAACAGCTGGGGACCCCAATGGGGTAACAATGGTTTTGCCTGGGTTCGCTACGCTGATTTCAAGTATTTTGTACGCGAAGCCTATGGCCTGGAACCTATGGGCAGCGCTCCCAAACCCTTTGCAGTGGAGCTGGGCCTGGTACAGGTGCAGCAGGAAGGCAATAAAATGGTGCCCCGTGGCTATATTCCCCTCAGGGGCGGTAACAGGAATATCTTTGAGACAAGCGCCACCGTTCCCGCCGGCACGCGTTTTAAAATGGAAGTGAAGAACAGCACCGAATGTTATGTATACGTCTTTGGTAAAGAAACGGACGGTACCAGTTACCCGCTGTTCCCTTACCCCGATGCCAGTGATCCCACCCGGACAAAATATTCCCCTTTCTGCGGCATCACCGGGTACAGGCTCTTCCCCAAGGACAAGAGCATGACGCCGGACAGCATCGGCAACCGGGATGTTATAGGGCTGGTGGTAAGCCGGGAGCCCATTGACTGGTATGCGGTCAATAAGCAGATCAGCCGCAACCCGCAGACTGATTATGCCAGCCGCCTGAATGCAGCCTTTGCCGGTAAACTGGCCACTAACCTGCAGTTCCGGACCACCAGCAAAGGGACCATTGAATTTACAGGCGGGCAAAATGATCAGCTGGCCGCCGCCATTGTGGAGATCAGCAAGTAA